A genome region from Hymenobacter tibetensis includes the following:
- a CDS encoding sulfite exporter TauE/SafE family protein, whose protein sequence is MITTLTLALLCLFAFMAGFIDSMVGGGGLIQLPAMLLLLKGVPEPTIFGTGKVSSLMGTLAALRRYAGQVPIQWRAVGTAAVVAGSFAFLGARVVSMFPRELLRPMVLGLLVVIALYTFWRKDLGALHAPRLTARREVWVAIIMGAIIGFYDGFFGPGTGSFLLFTFVGLFGYDFLTASASAKLVNVATNLAGLAYFAYTGQVLWMVALPMAVCNIIGSTLGANVALKQGTGFVRILFLVVVSGIILKLGWEMFK, encoded by the coding sequence GTGATTACCACCCTGACCCTCGCGCTGCTCTGCTTGTTTGCCTTCATGGCTGGTTTTATCGACTCGATGGTGGGCGGCGGGGGGCTGATTCAGCTGCCCGCTATGCTGCTGCTGCTCAAGGGTGTTCCAGAGCCCACTATTTTCGGAACCGGCAAAGTATCCTCGCTGATGGGCACGCTGGCGGCGTTGCGGCGCTATGCGGGCCAGGTGCCCATCCAATGGCGGGCCGTAGGCACGGCGGCCGTGGTAGCGGGCAGTTTCGCGTTTCTGGGTGCCCGGGTGGTAAGCATGTTTCCGCGGGAGCTGTTGCGGCCCATGGTGCTGGGCTTGCTGGTTGTTATTGCCCTCTATACCTTCTGGCGCAAAGACCTGGGGGCCCTGCACGCGCCGCGGCTTACTGCCCGCCGCGAGGTCTGGGTGGCCATCATCATGGGGGCCATTATCGGGTTCTACGACGGCTTTTTCGGCCCTGGCACAGGTAGCTTTCTGCTGTTCACGTTCGTGGGGCTGTTCGGCTACGACTTCCTGACGGCGTCGGCGTCGGCCAAGCTCGTGAACGTGGCCACCAACTTGGCCGGCTTGGCTTACTTCGCTTACACTGGACAAGTGCTGTGGATGGTAGCCCTACCCATGGCAGTGTGCAACATCATCGGCTCTACGCTCGGGGCCAACGTTGCCCTCAAACAGGGCACGGGCTTCGTGCGCATCCTGTTTTTGGTGGTG